A DNA window from Brassica napus cultivar Da-Ae chromosome C1, Da-Ae, whole genome shotgun sequence contains the following coding sequences:
- the LOC125580580 gene encoding uncharacterized protein LOC125580580 codes for MTTIHGSDASIFHSNLLFDLSFVKCFSYCLESSNKNLIWSDEQTRFFLQLRLDESLKGNIRKQMVNEAGRQVIMDMFYEAFGVKIPWRKFGIKYNTCKKQYDSFKKLTRNRTGLGFTSTGSINMSEDWWNERCKEWPGARKFKDKPVANMDLMEKVFGTVYISGGEGWSAQQGEDVLDTKYTDHDDEDDAESRRDVPTQEVVGDESRRGVPTQEIDVASESRNVGPSSSRSKVNKKTSRAVQSGQAVADVIRESVESRDKILSHKNHLIENHPEFSCSHLRAMEALHSLSAVRMWSPLYKASINHFKEDAANRQTFLFYGDDENKVLYLEFATGESRDH; via the exons ATGACAACCATCCATGGATCTGATGCGAGTATATTCCACTCTAATCTTTTATTTGATCTCAGTTTTGTCAAGTGCTTTTCTTATTGTCTTGAATCTTCAAATAAGAATCTTATATGGAGTGACGAGCAAACACGGTTCTTTCTTCAACTAAGACTTGATGAGAGTCTGAAAGGAAACATAAGAAAGCAGATGGTTAATGAGGCTGGGAGACAGGTGATCATGGATATGTTCTATGAGGCATTTGGTGTAAAAATTCCATGGAGAAAATTTGGGATAAAGTACAATACTTGCAAGAAGCAGTACGACTCTTTTAAGAAGTTGACTCGGAACAGAACGGGACTTGGTTTTACTTCAACTGGATCCATCAACATGAGTGAGGACTGGTGGAATGAGCGATGCAAG GAGTGGCCTGGTGCTAGAAAATTTAAAGACAAGCCGGTAGCAAACATGGATTTGATGGAGAAGGTATTTGGGACAGTTTATATTAGTGGAGGTGAAGGTTGGTCTGCTCAGCAAGGTGAAGATGTTTTAGACACAAAGTACACAgatcatgatgatgaagatgatgctgAATCAAGGCGTGATGTCCCTACTCAAGAAGTTGTTGGAGATGAATCAAGGCGTGGTGTCCCTACTCAAGAAATTGATGTCGCATCTGAATCAAGGAATGTTGGCCCCTCTTCTTCTAGGTCAAaggttaataaaaaaacatcaaGGGCTGTACAATCAGGACAAGCTGTGGCTGATGTGATTAGGGAGAGTGTTGAGTCTCGAGACAAGATTCTTTCCCACAAGAATCATCTAATAGAGAATCATCCCGAGTTTAGTTGTAGTCATCTTCGAGCCATGGAGGCTCTTCACTCCTTGTCTGCTGTAAGGATGTGGTCTCCTCTCTACAAAGCTTCAATTAACCACTTCAAAGAAGATGCTGCGAATCGTCAGACTTTCTTGTTTTATGGAGATGATGAGAACAAGGTTCTTTATTTGGAGTTTGCAACTGGTGAAAGCAGAGATCATTGA